From Camelina sativa cultivar DH55 chromosome 7, Cs, whole genome shotgun sequence, one genomic window encodes:
- the LOC104700484 gene encoding protein LIGHT-DEPENDENT SHORT HYPOCOTYLS 6-like yields MEPAVSGSPQPDPSPSSPSTSAAPPPQPSRYESQKRRDWNTFLQYLRNHKPPLTLARCSGAHVLEFLKYLDQFGKTKVHVSTCPFFGHPDPPSSCPCPHKQAWGSLDALIGRLRAAYEENGGRPDSNPFAARAVRIYLREVKDSQAKARGIPYEKKKRKRKPTVTSVRLDVDLTSNITGDGINRDSPATSGDVLPLG; encoded by the coding sequence ATGGAACCAGCCGTTTCTGGTTCACCACAACCTGACCCATCTCCCTCATCACCATCCACGTCAGCAGCACCACCACCGCAACCAAGCCGTTACGAGTCACAAAAACGCCGGGACTGGAACACGTTTCTACAGTACCTAagaaaccacaaaccaccctTGACGCTAGCTCGTTGCAGCGGCGCACACGTGCTCGAGTTCCTCAAGTACCTAGACCAATTCGGGAAAACCAAAGTCCACGTGTCTACATGTCCTTTCTTCGGACACCCGGATCCACCGTCTTCTTGCCCTTGTCCGCACAAGCAAGCTTGGGGATCACTCGACGCTTTGATCGGACGGCTTAGAGCTGCCTACGAAGAAAACGGCGGACGGCCAGATTCGAACCCGTTTGCTGCACGCGCCGTTAGGATCTACTTGAGGGAAGTCAAAGATAGTCAAGCTAAGGCTCGTGGGATCCCTTACGAGAAAAAGAAACGGAAACGTAAACCTACCGTTACCTCCGTTAGATTGGATGTTGATTTAACGAGTAATATCACCGGTGACGGAATTAACCGTGATTCTCCGGCCACCTCCGGAGACGTACTTCCCCTAGGttaa
- the LOC104700486 gene encoding ubiquitin-activating enzyme E1 1 (The sequence of the model RefSeq protein was modified relative to this genomic sequence to represent the inferred CDS: added 54 bases not found in genome assembly) — protein sequence MMTAGDAQARDTLERIVECLEKEKCETFQDCLTWARLRFEDYFVNRVKQLIYTFPEDAATSTGAPFWSAPKRFPRPLQYSSSDPSLLNFITSTAILRAETFGIPIPEWTKNPKEAAEAVDRVIVPDFEPRKDAKIVTDEKATTLTTASVDDAAVINDLIAKLDQCRHNLTPDFRMKPIQFEKDDDTNYHMDVIAGLANMRARNYSIPEVDKLKAKFIAGRIIPAIATSTAMATGLVCLELYKVLDAGHKVEDYRNTFANLALPLFSMAEPVPPKVVKHRDTAWTVWDRWVLKGNPTLREVLQWLEDKGLSAYSISCGSCLLFNSMFPKHKERMDKKVVDLARDIAKVELPPYRHHLDVVVACEDEDDNDVDIPLVSIYYR from the exons TGCCTTGAGAAGGAGAAATGTGAAACCTTCCAAGACTGCTTAACCTGGGCTCGACTGAG GTTTGAGGATTATTTTGTGAACCGTGTCAAGCAATTGATATACACATTCCCTGAAGATGCTGCGACTAGTACCGGAGCTCCTTTCTGGTCTGCTCCAAAAAGATTCCCTCGTCCACTCCAGTACTCGTCTTCCGACCCAAGTCTCCTTAACTTTATCACATCGACTGCTATTTTACGAGCAGAGACATTTGGGATTCCGATTCCTGAGTGGACCAAAAACCCCAAGGAAGCAGCAGAAGCTGTTGACAGAGTGATAGTCCCAGACTTTGAgccaagaaaagatgcaaagaTCGTGACTGACGAGAAAGCTACCACTTTAACAACTGCTTCGGTGGACGACGCTGCAGTCATCAACGATCTCATTGCTAAGCTCGACCAGTGTAGGCATAACTTGACTCCAGACTTCAGGATGAAACCAATTCAGTTCGAAAAG GATGATGACACGAACTATCACATGGATGTGATAGCGGGACTAGCCAACATGAGAGCGAGGAACTACAGTATCCCTGAAGTCGACAAGCTGAAAGCAAAGTTCATCGCAGGGAGAATCATCCCAGCCATTGCGACTTCAACAGCCATGGCTACTGGACTGGTCTGCCTCGAGCTGTACAAGGTCCTTGATGCAGGACACAAAGTGGAAGACTACAGGAACACATTTGCTAACTTGGCGCTTCCACTCTTCTCCATGGCTGAGCCGGTTCCTCCAAAGGTGGTTAAGCACCGCGACACGGCGTGGACCGTATGGGACAGATGGGTGCTCAAGGGAAACCCAACTCTGCGTGAGGTTTTACAGTGGCTGGAGGACAAAGGGCTTAGCGCGTACAGCATCTCGTGCGGAAGCTGTCTTCTGTTCAACAGTATGTTCCCGAAGCACAAGGAGAGGATGGACAAGAAGGTTGTGGATCTTGCTCGGGATATCGCCAAAGTGGAGCTGCCACCATACCGCCACCATCTTGATGTAGTGGTGGCTTGtgaggatgaagatgacaaTGATGTCGATATTCCTCTCGTCTCTATCTACTACAGGTGA
- the LOC104700487 gene encoding LRR repeats and ubiquitin-like domain-containing protein At2g30105 — protein sequence MELEDPTMEAGSTIKLTVKFGGKSIPLSVSPDCTVKDLKSLLQPITNVLPRGQKLIFKGKVLVETSTLKQSDVGSGAKIMLMASQGLHQGEGPVLKEASTRPISRTVVSDKVDQTKPGLLVDKNRVDRWKATGVIALAQANLKEIPKEVWDCGSGVRVLDISENFIKEVPARISSFGSMQKLFLQGNGLSDESIQWEGISSLKRLMFLSISHNNLTVLPSAVGSLTSLRQLDVANNKLTSLPNELGLLTQLEILKANNNRITSLPESTGNCSFLMEVELSANIISELPETFTKLRNLKTLELNNTGLKTLPLGLFKMCLQLSTLGLHNTEITVEFLRQFEGWEDFDERRRTKHQKQLDFRVVGSGKFDEGADKSW from the exons ATGGAGCTCGAAGATCCAACAATGGAAGCAGGTTCCACGATTAAGCTTACAGTAAAATTCGGAGGCAAATCAATACCACTTTCGGTATCACCGGATTGTACAGTCAAAGATCTTAAGTCTCTCTTACAACCAATCACCAACGTTCTTCCTCGTGGTCAGAAGCTCATCTTCAAAG gTAAGGTTTTGGTTGAAACGTCGACTTTGAAGCAATCTGATGTAGGAAGTGGAGCTAAAATCATGTTAATGGCTTCCCAAGGTCTACATCAAGGG GAAGGTCCTGTACTTAAGGAAGCTAGTACAAGGCCAATCTCTAGGACTGTTGTATCGGATAAAGTAGATCAGACGAAACCTGGTCTCCTTGTAGACAAGAACCGCGTTGATCGATGGAAAGCCACAGGAGTCATTGCTTTAGCTCAAGCTAATTTGAAG GAAATACCTAAAGAAGTGTGGGACTGTGGATCTGGAGTCAGAGTACTTGACATTAGTGAAAACTTCATTAAAGAAGTACCTGCCAGAATCAGCTCCTTTGGTTCTATGCAG AAACTGTTCCTTCAAGGAAATGGTCTGTCCGATGAATCCATTCAGTGGGAAGGGATATCATCTCTGAAGCGCCTGATGTTTCTGTCTATTAGCCATAACAA TCTAACTGTTCTGCCATCAGCAGTGGGTTCGCTGACGTCTCTTAGACAGCTTGATGTTGCCAACAACAAGTTGACAAGTCTACCGAATGAGTTAGGACTTCTTACGCAGCTTGAGATCTTGAAAGCCAACAATAACAG AATAACTAGCCTTCCCGAGAGTACTGGAAACTGTTCATTCCTCATGGAGGTTGAGCTTTCAGCTAATATCATATCGGAACTTCCCGAGACATTCACCAAACTGCGTAATCTAAAG ACGCTGGAGTTGAACAACACAGGATTGAAGACACTTCCATTGGGTTTATTCAAGATGTGTTTGCAGCTCTCAACTTTAGGACTCCACAACACAGAGATAACCGTTGAATTTCTCCGCCAG TTCGAGGGATGGGAGGATTTCGATGAAAGAAGACGTACCAAGCATCAAAAGCAGCTGGATTTCCGGGTTGTTGGCTCTGGCAAATTCGATGAAGGCGCTGATAAATCTTGGTGA